A stretch of the Lolium perenne isolate Kyuss_39 chromosome 3, Kyuss_2.0, whole genome shotgun sequence genome encodes the following:
- the LOC127340376 gene encoding B3 domain-containing protein Os03g0620400, whose protein sequence is MSNACECCHRKLRFIRQIKGNFMHSMVIPECFVKYFGRKIPESVILEAPNGNIYDVGVTESMNRTILKSGWAEFVAANIIEENYSLMFRYLGNARFEVTIFDSNGQEKALCCAGMKTASDVKTPNSHYVGNSSSSRHGTTQLSSGEGSDSDGCPKEISCHYCESAKMAALSYTSDEFSEDNPSADASMEFDGLQMLPKDCVLSGRCALTVAQKTKIHAFVAEIQPKIPVLVVMMKKTNVEPKTDLVIRKDYALMHFPCESQTITLQVPGKSKDWQCNLRVRPDVGCNLRLGNFVHDNSVKVGDICLFQPMTNAKQGTFKMIVHLLQKASIDHSPGGRTDIGLNDGWTSTEVAGVKDEPPADGEEISFSDREKHGASKSSEGNSVESDYRQVLPDDIVLSGRCYLTEEQEVKIQALVSRMRPKIPVLVVVMKKTNVKPYGNLVIRKDYALQYFPCEDTNIILQVPMKKTTWKCKLQVRPSGVSDAGRRNLYLGNFVRDNHVREGDIWLFQPMANGKNGRFKMIVHFLHKASIDHFTDRRTGIGSNYGRTSTNVTGVNEQPPTDGEETSSSDHEEHGTSESSEGASDPPFILPGRIRLTPAQEKKVLEKVEEIERELPIYVAIMNKINVCRRNTSPILNFGVRYATTYLEKKHATGHHGKEGVISLVLQRDRKRGTWATEMRWSTHRTGPQLRVVKGWPSFSRANHLREGDLCLFKLMNNEELLKMVVYIIRREKC, encoded by the exons ATGAGCAATGCATGCGAATGCTGCCACAGAAAGCTGAGGTTCATAAGACAGATTAAAGGAAACTTCATGCATAGCATG GTCATACCAGAGTGCTTTGTGAAGTATTTTGGAAGAAAGATCCCGGAAAGCGTCATACTAGAAGCTCCTAATGGTAACATATATGATGTTGGAGTTACTGAGAGTATGAACAGAACAATCCTCAAGTCTGGATGGGCGGAATTTGTTGCTGCCAATATAATAGAAGAGAATTATTCCTTGATGTTTCGATACCTTGGAAATGCCCGCTTTGAGGTTACAATTTTTGATTCCAATGGCCAGGAGAAAGCCTTGTGCTGTGCTGGGATGAAAACTGCCTCTGATGTGAAAACACCAAACAGTCACTATGTTGGTAATTCAAGCAGTTCACGTCATGGCACTACTCAGTTGTCATCGGGTGAAGGATCAGATTCAGATGGATGCCCAAAGGAAATCTCATGCCATTATTGTGAATCAGCAAAGATGGCTGCATTATCTTATACTTCTGATGAATTTTCGG AAGACAATCCATCTGCAGATGCATCAATGGAGTTCGACGGTCTTCAGATGCTCCCAAAAGACTGTGTCTTATCAGGGCGATGCGCTCTTACAGTAGCACAGAAAACAAAAATACATGCATTCGTAGCTGAAATTCAACCGAAAATTCCAGTGCTTGTTGTAATGATGAAGAAGACAAATGTTGAACCTAAGACTGATCTG GTAATACGCAAGGACTATGCGCTCATGCACTTTCCATGTGAAAGCCAAACAATCACCCTCCAGGTGCCTGGGAAGAGCAAGGATTGGCAATGCAATTTACGCGTCAGGCCTGATGTTGGGTGCAACCTACGCTTAGGCAACTTTGTCCATGACAATAGTGTTAAAGTGGGTGATATCTGCCTCTTTCAACCAATGACAAATGCTAAGCAGGGAACATTCAAAATGATTGTCCATCTCCTTCAAAAAGCAAGCATTGATCATTCTCCTGGTGGAAGAACTGACATTGGCTTAAATGATGGATGGACAAGCACAGAGGTGGCTGGTGTTAAGGATGAACCCCCTGCCGATG GTGAAGAGATCTCCTTTTCGGATCGTGAAAAGCATGGAGCCTCTAAAAGTTCTGAGGGAAATTCTGTGGAGTCTGATTACCGTCAGGTGCTTCCAGATGATATTGTCTTATCAGGGCGTTGCTATCTTACGGAAGAACAGGAGGTGAAAATACAAGCACTTGTAAGCAGAATGCGACCTAAAATCCCGGTGCTTGTTGTAGTGATGAAGAAGACCAATGTAAAACCATATGGTAATCTG GTTATACGCAAGGATTATGCACTCCAGTACTTTCCATGTGAAGATACAAATATCATACTCCAAGTGCCTATGAAAAAAACTACCTGGAAGTGCAAATTGCAAGTCAGGCCATCTGGCGTGTCTGATGCAGGTCGGCGCAACCTTTATTTGGGTAACTTTGTTAGGGACAATCATGTCAGAGAGGGTGATATCTGGCTCTTTCAACCAATGGCAAATGGTAAGAACGGAAGATTCAAAATGATTGTCCATTTCCTTCACAAAGCGAGCATTGATCATTTCACTGATAGAAGAACTGGCATTGGCTCAAATTATGGAAGGACAAGCACAAATGTCACTGGTGTTAACGAGCAACCACCGACTGATG GTGAAGAGACCTCCTCTTCAGACCATGAAGAGCATGGAACCTCTGAGAGTTCTGAAGGAGCTTCTGATCCTCCTTTCATTCTGCCAGGCAGAATTCGTCTAACACCAGCGCAGGAGAAGAAAGTGTTGGAAAAAGTTGAAGAAATTGAGAGAGAACTACCCATTTACGTTGCGATCATGAACAAGATAAATGTCTGTCGCCGCAATACCTCTCCCATCTTA AACTTTGGTGTACGGTACGCTACCACATATCTTGAAAAGAAGCACGCTACTGGGCATCATGGAAAGGAGGGTGTCATCAGTTTGGTGCTTCAGCGTGATCGGAAGAGGGGGACGTGGGCCACTGAGATGCGATGGTCTACCCACCGCACGGGCCCTCAGCTGAGGGTTGTCAAAGGATGGCCCTCGTTCTCCCGTGCCAACCACCTGCGGGAGGGGGACCTCTGCCTCTTCAAGCTGATGAACAATGAGGAGCTGCTCAAGATGGTGGTCTACATCATTCGCCGTGAGAAATGTTAG